A segment of the bacterium genome:
CGAGTAATAAAGTGAAAAAGTATCTCATCTTACCTCCATTAAATTTTGACATTTGAGCTTTAAAACTTGAGTTCTACTCCAACATTAATTATTCTTGGATTACTATAATTTGTTGGGTCGTTACAATACCACTTCCAGTTAGCAAGATTAGCCTCATACATTTCACGTGCACTGCTATAACCAGCATCTCTATATACACTCTCATAGTAAGTCGGGTCCCAATCCGGAGGGTCACCATCATTATCTGGCTTACCTGTCATCGAATACACATCTACTACATTCTTAGTATTAAGTAGATTTTGGACAACCCCAAATAAGCTAAAATCTAAGCTACCAAATTTAAATCCTTTATCAATTCTTAGGTCTATATTACTTGTGGATGGCATCCGCTTTGACCCTAATTCAAGTACCATACCTTTTGGGCTTCTCGGCGTGTAAGGAGCACCTGACATAAAACTGAAACTGAGCCCAGTAATTAACCCATAAGGAAGAGGAAGAATCAGATTGCCTTTAACTGTGTGTGTTATATCATACTCTAAAGGATATTCCCTTTGAGGTGGATTACCGGTCCCACCATAATAATAGTAAAAATAAAAAGCTTCCCTTGCCGATGAACCGGTTCCTTTTGCATCTTGGAATGAATAGGAAATAGAACCAAGCGGTCCCCTTAATATCAAGTCTATACCTTTAACTACTGCAAAATCATCTAATTTATAGATGGTGTAGGAGGCTAGCTTCTTATGAAATATAGTGTACATCTGGCGTGTTGATAATAAAGTTTTAACATCCTTATAATAAGCCGAAATTTCACCCGCTAAGTATGGAGTAAATGCATACCTGAAGCCACCTTCATACATAATCTCCTTTTGGGGTGGTAAATTTGGGTTTCCAATTGTTGGCCATCCATTTGTTATATCAGCTTCTAAGTTTTGGTAAATATCAGCAAAATTTAATGGCTGAAAGAAGTGACCATAATTAGCATACATTACTGCTTTATCAGTGACCGAATAAGAGATACCTAATCTTGGCGAAAATTGAGACTTTGGTTTTGCTTGCTCTCTACCTGCTTCAAGTGAATCCAATCTTATATAAAAACTTGACCTCGGGTCAAAATAATCAAACCTTATCCCTGTTTTCAGCACCATATCCTCATACTCAATTTTATCACTTAAGTATGCATCTACAGTTATTGGCTCCTTATTATAATGGTCTATATATGGGTTTTCATTTATAAAACGTAGGTCAGTAAGCCTAAGTGAATGCTTCTCAATCTCAGCACCAAACTTAACTTCATTGTATCTGTTCACCTGAGAAGTGAGCTGTAAACTTGCTGAAGAACGGGTAGTATTCCTATCATGCCATATAGGAGAGAAATAATAACCAAATCTTCTCCATTCATCAGCATTATATCTTATCATATATAATCCTCCGGATGGCTCAATAGAATCCTCATAAGCTGCACCTATCTCAATATATTTACGGATGTCATCAATATATTTAGCAAGATTAAATTTGTGGTAGTATACAAATGTAGTCTCATCCTTCTGATATATAAGTGAATCTCCATTTGGAACTGATTTCCCTACTAAAAATGTACCTGTTTGATAACATCTATTATTTAATGCATCTAAAATATCTTCAATTCTATTGGTATCCCATACCCATTCGCCAGTGTTAGGATTCCAGTGTCCCAGTCTTTGTTTTTCATAATACCACATCCAAGCACGCTCCTCAGACCAGCCATCTTTCCATTTCTTCCATTCAGGGTCATACAAGCCAGAATCTCTTGCCATATCTACCCATGCTAACCTTGTCCCAATTGCATTAAAATCGTGGTAATCACGACCATTTTGTGAACTACGCTTATGGTAAGTATTAAATCTGCCCACATTTATAGTATAAAAAGTCTTTGAAGATACAGTATGAGTTAACTTCAAGTTAATTTGTGAATTCCCTCTCTTATAAAGTGGTAAATCATCTATCCATGCACCACGCGAAAATGCATGATTGTATGGGTGATATTCTCTGTATGCGTAATTGCTTGTTAGTGTTGTCTTAATGGTATTAGATAAACGCCACGCAAGTTTTAAAGTCCCCTTTTGCTCTACACCATCGTTATGAGGAAGATAAGAATCATACCTCCTTAAGCCACCAGAAGAAAAGAAAGTAGCATTTTTAAGCCAAGGCAAAGGACCACCAAGTGTGATGCTTAAATCGTTAAGTCCAAAATTATATCCTTGATCAAATACAGACACTGAATCAAGCTTATATAATTTAGAACTTTTACTAAAGATTTGGTCTGTTGTATACTTTAACCCCCCACCATAAGTTAGTTCACCTTCCCTTGTCACCACATTTACAACACCAGACATAGCATTCCCATATTCGGCATCAAAGCCACCCGAAATCATGAGCATCTCAGAAATAGCATTGTTATCAAGAATTGCACCTGATTGCCCGTAAACAGGGTCAGTAGTATTTATACCATCTACAACATACACAACCTCATCAGCTCTACCACCTCTTATATGTAGACCACCAGACCGTGAGCGACCAGTCTCAACTGAACCCGTCTGTAAAGCAATAACATCCTCGTAATCAGTTACAGGGAGTTGTGTTATCTCTTTACCTGACATACGTTTGGCTGAAGCTGTCACATCTCTCTCAATTATTGGACGCTTTGCAGTTACTACTACCTCTTTAGCCCTTATCACAGTGGGTGCAAGCTTAAAGTTTACAGTCGTAGTCATATCTATAGAAACTACAACATTCTCCACTCTCATACTATCGTAGCCCATCATGGTGGCAACTACAGAGTAAGTCCCTACTGGAACATTGACAATTATGTATTCACCATTTAAATCAGCAGCCGCCCCTAATGTAGTGCCTGCAATCACTATATTTGCAAATGGGAGTGCTCCACCTGTGCTTTTGTCAGTTACTGTGCCCCTTATCTTACCAGTTGTCTGGCCAAAGATATTGCAAAATATACCAAAAGAAAGAATAAAAAATAAAATCTTCCTTAACATTTTACACCTCCTTGCAAAAATTCCAAGTCTTTGGAATTTAGATATTGTTTAACCCCGATAAAATTGGGGTTGCATTTAGAATTTTTCATCTGTTTACATCAATAATTATTTTTCAAGTACAAATCTGACAGGCACTTGAACTCGTACGGGTACAGGTCTATCACGTTGCTTAGCAGGTGAAAATATCCATTTACGCGCCGCATTTATAGCTGATTGGTCACACAACTCGTGTAAAGATTTTGTTACCTTAATATCAACAACTCTCCCAGTTGTATCTACTATAACTTCCAAGAAAACAGTTCCCTCAATCTCAGCCTTACGAGCAAGCTCAGGATACTCTGGTTCTATATAATATTCAAGCTTTGGCTTTACTTCTACAGCCCAAAACTCGTAAACCGTGGCCTTAAGTTCGGGTGGCTTTTTCCATGACTCTTCAAACACTGTACGGTCAATTGTAGACGCCTCCACTTCTTCATCAGTCTTCGCTGCCACAGGCATCATTGGCTTAGGAGGTGGAGGTGGCTCCTTTAGTTGCTGTAGCTGAGGAGGTAGTTCTATGGTCCTGATAGGTATTGCTGCTTTTAGCTTGTAAGGCTTGGGTTTAGTTTCAGGAATAAATAAACAAGCTAAACAGAGTATAACAAGTGTTATCAGGAGACCAAGTTTTGTATAGAATGGTGTCATTTCTTTTAAATCCCTACTATTCATTCAGTTGTCATTGCAAGCCCCGAGATTCCTCGCCTGTCATTGCGAGGGACAAAGTCGCGAAGCAATCTCTTGACAGACTCGGAACGGGCTTTACAATCTGATTAAACTCCCTTTTCCTTTAAAGTACTAAGTGATACTTTCAACGCTTTTGCTTCTTTCAGCTGGTCAAAAATATCTGAGAGAATACCATACTCTGTATCCTTGTCCATAAGGATAGAAACAATTATATCCGGGTTTGTAGTTACCTTTCTTATCATTATCAAACTAACATAATCGCTCTTTACTATATTATCATCTATTGATATTGCACCCTCACTTGAGACCCAGACATGGGCAATATTTCTACTTGGTATTTTCTTTGTCGCCGCCGCCAGTGGTAATGTTACTCGGAGCCCACGCTCTGCCCTAAACACAACTGTACACATAAAAAAAATTATAAGTAAAAATGAAATGTCCGCCATAGAGCAAGTTGGAATTCGTGGAGTCTCACGTGTTGGTTTACCGAGTCTCATAATAAATTTACTCTTTCTCTACTCTTGGTGGCGCAAAAGCAATACGCTCCGCATCTGCAAGACGGAGCTCATCAAATACCTTTATTACTTTATCATACTTGCACTTGCGGTCCACAGTTAATGAGAATACAAGTGAATCATTTTCAGTAAGCATATGTTTAGCTTTTTCCTTTATATCAGGAAGTGGAACTTCATCTTCA
Coding sequences within it:
- a CDS encoding TonB-dependent receptor — translated: MLRKILFFILSFGIFCNIFGQTTGKIRGTVTDKSTGGALPFANIVIAGTTLGAAADLNGEYIIVNVPVGTYSVVATMMGYDSMRVENVVVSIDMTTTVNFKLAPTVIRAKEVVVTAKRPIIERDVTASAKRMSGKEITQLPVTDYEDVIALQTGSVETGRSRSGGLHIRGGRADEVVYVVDGINTTDPVYGQSGAILDNNAISEMLMISGGFDAEYGNAMSGVVNVVTREGELTYGGGLKYTTDQIFSKSSKLYKLDSVSVFDQGYNFGLNDLSITLGGPLPWLKNATFFSSGGLRRYDSYLPHNDGVEQKGTLKLAWRLSNTIKTTLTSNYAYREYHPYNHAFSRGAWIDDLPLYKRGNSQINLKLTHTVSSKTFYTINVGRFNTYHKRSSQNGRDYHDFNAIGTRLAWVDMARDSGLYDPEWKKWKDGWSEERAWMWYYEKQRLGHWNPNTGEWVWDTNRIEDILDALNNRCYQTGTFLVGKSVPNGDSLIYQKDETTFVYYHKFNLAKYIDDIRKYIEIGAAYEDSIEPSGGLYMIRYNADEWRRFGYYFSPIWHDRNTTRSSASLQLTSQVNRYNEVKFGAEIEKHSLRLTDLRFINENPYIDHYNKEPITVDAYLSDKIEYEDMVLKTGIRFDYFDPRSSFYIRLDSLEAGREQAKPKSQFSPRLGISYSVTDKAVMYANYGHFFQPLNFADIYQNLEADITNGWPTIGNPNLPPQKEIMYEGGFRYAFTPYLAGEISAYYKDVKTLLSTRQMYTIFHKKLASYTIYKLDDFAVVKGIDLILRGPLGSISYSFQDAKGTGSSAREAFYFYYYYGGTGNPPQREYPLEYDITHTVKGNLILPLPYGLITGLSFSFMSGAPYTPRSPKGMVLELGSKRMPSTSNIDLRIDKGFKFGSLDFSLFGVVQNLLNTKNVVDVYSMTGKPDNDGDPPDWDPTYYESVYRDAGYSSAREMYEANLANWKWYCNDPTNYSNPRIINVGVELKF
- a CDS encoding TonB family protein, producing MNSRDLKEMTPFYTKLGLLITLVILCLACLFIPETKPKPYKLKAAIPIRTIELPPQLQQLKEPPPPPKPMMPVAAKTDEEVEASTIDRTVFEESWKKPPELKATVYEFWAVEVKPKLEYYIEPEYPELARKAEIEGTVFLEVIVDTTGRVVDIKVTKSLHELCDQSAINAARKWIFSPAKQRDRPVPVRVQVPVRFVLEK
- a CDS encoding biopolymer transporter ExbD, whose amino-acid sequence is MRLGKPTRETPRIPTCSMADISFLLIIFFMCTVVFRAERGLRVTLPLAAATKKIPSRNIAHVWVSSEGAISIDDNIVKSDYVSLIMIRKVTTNPDIIVSILMDKDTEYGILSDIFDQLKEAKALKVSLSTLKEKGV